Part of the Enterobacter pseudoroggenkampii genome, ACCGGGCGCTGCAAAGCTCCCGCCCCGTGCCGCCGGGCTGGATTGACGAAGCGCGTAAAGAAGGGCTGAAGGTGGGGGAGCAGGTAAGCTTCCAGACCATGACCTTTGCGGGCGACACGCCGCAGCTGGCGAGCGTCAAGGCCGTCGATGACATCTACCCGATGTACGGTGACTTGCAGACCCGCCCGCCGGGATTAAAGCCCACGCCCGGTACGGTGCTGCTGGCATCGCGTCTGATGGCGCTGCTGAATCTGAAACCCGGCGACAGTATCGACGTCGGCGACGCCACCCTCAAAATTGCCGGGGAAGTGGTACAGGAACCTGACTCTGGGTTTAACCCGTTCCAGCTTGCGCCGCGCCTGCTGATGAACACCGCGGACGTAGCAGCAACCCATGCGGTACAGCCGGGCAGCCGCGTTACCTGGCGCTATAAGTTTGGCGGCACGCCTGCCCAGCTTGACGCATATGAAAAATGGCTTCTGCCGCAGCTCAAACCGGAACACCGCTGGTACGGGCTGGAGCAGGACGAGGGGGCGCTCGGTAAATCTCTGGAGCGCTCTCAGCAGTTCCTGCTGCTGTCGGCCCTGTTGACCCTGCTGCTGGCGGTGGCGGCGGTGGCCGTGGCGATGGGGCACTACTGCCGCAGCCGCTACGACCTGGTGGCGATCCTCAAAACCCTGGGGGCGGGCCGGGCGCAACTGCGCAAGCTGATTGTCGGTCAGTGGCTGATGCTGCTGGTCCTGTCCGCGCTGACCGGCGGAATAATGGGGCTGCTGTTTGAAAAGCTGCTGATGGTGATGCTGAAACCGGTGCTCCCGGCCGCATTGCCGCCGGCCAGCCTCTGGCCGTGGCTGTGGGCAATCGGCGCGATGACGGTCATTTCGCTGCTGGTAGGGCTACGCCCCTACCGACTGCTGCTCGCCACGCAGCCGCTGCGTGTGCTCCGCAGCGATGTGGTGGCGAACGTCTGGCCGCTGAAGTTCTACCTTCCGGTGATTATTGCGGTGGCGGCGGGGCTGCTGGCGTGGCTGATGGGGGGCAGCACGCTGCTTTGGGCGGTACTGGCCGGGGCGGTTGTGCTGGCGCTGCTGTGCGGCGTGCTGGGCTGGATACTGCTCAACGTCCTGAAGAGGCTAACGGTAAAATCCCTGCCCGTGCGCCTGGCGGTCAACCGCCTGCTGCATCAGCCCTGGTCAACGCTCAGCCAGCTGTCGGCCTTTTCTCTGTCGTTTATGCTGCTGGCGCTGCTTTTAGTGCTGCGCGGCGATCTGCTCGATCGCTGGCAGCAGCAGCTTCCCCCGGAAAGCCCGAACTATTTTCTGATCAACATTGCCCCAGAACAGGTCACTCCGCTAAAGGGTTTCCTGTCGGAGCATCACATTATCCCTGAGTCGTTCTATCCCATCGTTCGCGCGCGTCTGACGCAGATCAACGGGCAGCCAACGGAGGGGAACAAGGACGAGTCGCTTAACCGCGAGCTGAACCTGACCTGGCAGGAGAAACGCCCTGACCACAACCCGATAACCGCTGGCATCTGGCCGCCGAAAGCGGGAGAGGTGTCGATGGAGGAGGGGCTGGCGACGCGCCTGAACGTGAAGCTGGGAGACAGCGTCACCTTCACAGGGGATACCCAGGATTTTACCGCGAAAGTGACCAGCCTGCGTAAAGTGGACTGGGAAAGCCTGCGGCCAAACTTCTTCTTTATCTTCCCGCCGGGCGCGCTGGACGGTCAGCCGCAGAGCTGGCTGACCAGCTTCCGCTGGGAAAACGGCAACGGCATGCTGACCCAGCTTAACCGGGAGTTTCCGACGGTCAGCCTGCTGGATATTGGGGCGATCCTGAAGCAGGTAGGGCAAGTTCTGGAGCAGGTGAGCCGCGCGCTGGAGGTCATGGTGGTGCTGGTGACAATCTGCGGCGTGCTGTTGCTGCTGGCCCAGGTGCAGGTAGGCATGCGCCAGCGCCATCAGGAGCTGGTGGTCTACCGCACGCTGGGGGCCGGAAAGCGGCTGCTGCGGATGACGCTCTGGAGCGAGTTTGCGCTGCTGGGGCTGGTGGCGGGTCTGGTGGCAGCCATTGGCGCAGAGACGGCGCTGGCGGTGTTGCAGACAAAAGTCTTCGACTTCCCGTGGGAGCCTGACTGGCGTCTCTGGTTGATCCTGCCTCTCTGTGGCGCGGTGCTGCTTTCACTCTGCGGAGGCTGGCTCGGCACGCGGCTGTTAAAGGGCAAAGCCCTGTTCCGTCAGTTCGCGAGTTGATTTAGCACGGTGAAAGTTACGCACCGGTTTCAAATGCCGGTGCGTAGTGTTTAAAAAGCACAAAGTGATAATACCCACTCATTTAGTAGCACAAAACATTAAAAACCCGACCACACAGCCCGATTATTTCCAGTTAATATTCACCCGCTAAATATTTAGCAGCGTGTCTATTAAGGAAAAATAATGACTATAAAAAAATCAGCGCTGGCGGCAACGATCGGCGCGGCAGTGGCATTGACTACCTTCGCTTCTCAGGCGGAAATCACCGTTCTTAAGCAGGATCCTCAGGCGGGTAACCCGCTGAGCCGCCTGAACTTCACCGTGGGTGGGAGTATCCGTCCACAGTTCAACATGATGACCGGTGACGGCGACAAAGGTTCTTACAAGCGTAACGGCTTCGACGGCGGCACCCGTTTCCGTTTCGCAGCAGATTACTACCTGTTTGATGACATCAGTTGGGTAAGCTACTACGAGCTGGGCGTGAACTTCCCTGCAATGTTCAACTGGGACAACCACTACAGCGAAAGCGACCACGACACGACGCGTCGTATGCTCTACACCGGGCTGAAGAGCGACACCTGGGGTACGCTGACCTTCGGTCAACAGAACAGCGTTTACTATGATGTGGTGGGCGCGAAAACCGATATCTGGGACTACGACATGATCGGTCAGGCACCAGGTAACGGGATCAAAGGCGATTACGACGGCTCTTACCGTTCACGTAATATGCTGAAATATAAGAAAACCGTGGGCGATGCTGACATTTATGCATCCTACCTGTTTGAAGACAGCGAATACCTGCCGGGCAACGGCCTGCGCTACAAGCGTAAAGGCGGCGGTTCACTGGGTCTGGATTACCACCTGACCACCGATCTGACCTGGGGCGCCGCGTGGAACTACACCCGTGCGGATATGCGTAACCCGGCCAATGGCGACAGCAAAACCTACGACCAAAACATCCTCGGTACCGCGCTGAGCTGGACCCCGGACAACTGGACATTCTCCGTTGGCGGCGGCTGGTATCAGAACTTCATGACCACCAAAAAAGTGTCTGTTAACGACTACTTCGCCGGTGATGCATGGGGTATTGAATACTTTGCGGGCTACAAGTTCCCAATTGGTCAGTATGCGGTTAAATCTATCCAGCCTTACTTCATGGGCGACCGTATTGACTACGTGAATGGCCGCAACTACCAGCGCATCGACAACGGCGTGGGTATCAGCTTCCAGCTGGATTACGGTTTCCGCGTGGACTACGAGCACGTGTTCACCTCCAGCACCGACGACCTGGGCGACATGAACCTGGTGCGTCTGCGTTACGACTTCTAAGTGATCTTGTAGGGTGCGGCCTGATGCCCTCACCCTGACCCTCTCCCACGGGGAGAGGGAACAAACATTAAAAACGGCAACCCTGGTTGCCGTTTTGCTTTTACCTCGCCACCCGGCTTTCTTTTAGCGATTAAGCCAGTCAGCTACCTCGCCGTACGTCCCGCGATACACAATCTTCTCCGCCTTTTTCTCCAGCTGATAGCCGTACATCGGGTCGTAATAGTCCTTCAGCAGCGGCGCAAGCCAGCTGAAGTGCGCATCCGTGCTGCCAGTACGTTGTTGTTTGACAAGCGCGGCGTCCAGTAAGACGGTAAATTCCGCAAAGCGCTGCAGCCCCAGACGGCGGCGAATGGCGAACAGGCCGTGGTGCAGGTACTCGCTGTACTCTTTCCAGCCCGCTTCTTCGCCGTAGGCAGCAGAAAAATCTGCCCACATATGGTCGAAATACTCTTCGCGCAGGCGTTCAAGACGGATCTCAAACGGATCCTCTACCACCACGATAGGCGCTTCAACCATGCGGTCACGCAGGCACTCCGGCAGGTGGTTGGAGCCAATCATCCGGCCTTCATCTTCCAGCACCCAGCGCGCGGCGTCTTTTTTCAATAGCTCAACCGCAAGGTGGTTTTCAAAGCTCGCCTGGGAAAGCTGCGGCGTGAGCGTGCGGCCAAAAGACGAACCGCGATGGTGCGCCAGCCCTTCCAGATCGATGCCCTGTGCGTGCTGCTTCACCAGCAGGGTTTTACCGTTTCCGGTACAGCCGCCGATAAGCACTATCGGCTTTTGTGACTGCTCAATCGTCACCTGAATCGCCGTCTGGCGCAGGGCTTTATAGCCGCCGCGGATCAGCGGGTAGTCGATGCCCGCCTCTTTAAGCCAGGCCTGCGAGATGTGCGAGCGCTGACCGCCGCGCGCGCAGCAGAGAAAGCCCTCAGGATGGGCAAGGCTGGCTTCACGCCAGGCGTTAATACGTGTCTCACGCGTCTCGCCGTTCACCAGACTATGGCCAAGCGCCAGCGCGGCCTCGGGGCCCTGGCGTTTATAGCAGGTGCCGACGGCGGCGCGTTCGTCGTCATTCATCAACGGCAGGTTAATGGCGGCGGGCATCGCACCCTGGGCAAATTCAATCGGCGCGCGAACGTCGATTAAAGGGGTATCAGACGCGAGGATCGCGCGATAGTCCGTTCCATCGTTCATGGTTATTCCAGAAGAAAACTCAGCAGCAATGGGCGGGGATTGTACGCCGGGGAAGGGGAAGGTCAACTCCCCGGCGCAGATGTCTTACTTGAGCTTTGACTGTGCCCAGACGATACCGCTCGCATATTCCGGCGGCAGGAGAGGGATCATGGCTTCCAGGGTGGCGCTCAGGCGGCCCGTGTCGCTGTCGTTCAGGTTCAGGTGACCGACCTTACGACCCGCGCGAACCTCTTTGTCATACCAGTGCAGATGCACCAGCGGCAGCTTCAGCCAGTCGTAGTTCAGATCGGTGCCGATCAGGTTGATCATCACCGACGGGCTGTCCACCACCGGCTGCGGCAGCGGCAGGTCGGTGATCGCGCGCAGGTGCAGTTCGAACTGGCTGATGGACGCGCCGTTTTGCGTCCAGTGGCCGCTGTTGTGCACGCGCGGTGCAAGTTCGTTGATCAGCAGACCGGACGGGGTGATAAAGCACTCCATCGCCATGACGCCCACATATCCGAGTTCGTGCATGATGGCAGAAAGCATCTCTTCTGCCTGCGCCTGCTGCTCAGCATTGGCGTGCGGGAAGGCGACGCTGGTGCGCAGAATACCGTCCTGATGCAGGTTATGCGTCAGCGGATAAAAGACGGTATGTCCGTCGTGCCCGCGTGCGCCAACCAGTGACACTTCACCGCTAAAGTTGATGCCCTGCTCAACGATGCATTCGCCGTAGCAGTCGTCCGGCAGCTCGGCAGTGTCGTCTGCGCGCAGACGCCACTGGCCACGGCCGTCGTAGCCGCCCACGCGGCGCTTCACGATGGCCAGCTCGCCCAGCATCGCGAAAACATCATTCCACTTGCTTTTATCGGACAGGAGCTGCCACGGCGCGGTCGGCAGGCCGAGCTTGTCGAACAGCTGCTTT contains:
- the ybbP gene encoding putative ABC transporter permease subunit YbbP, translated to MITRWFWREWRSPSLLIVWLALSLAVACVLALGSVSDRMEKGLSQQSREFMAGDRALQSSRPVPPGWIDEARKEGLKVGEQVSFQTMTFAGDTPQLASVKAVDDIYPMYGDLQTRPPGLKPTPGTVLLASRLMALLNLKPGDSIDVGDATLKIAGEVVQEPDSGFNPFQLAPRLLMNTADVAATHAVQPGSRVTWRYKFGGTPAQLDAYEKWLLPQLKPEHRWYGLEQDEGALGKSLERSQQFLLLSALLTLLLAVAAVAVAMGHYCRSRYDLVAILKTLGAGRAQLRKLIVGQWLMLLVLSALTGGIMGLLFEKLLMVMLKPVLPAALPPASLWPWLWAIGAMTVISLLVGLRPYRLLLATQPLRVLRSDVVANVWPLKFYLPVIIAVAAGLLAWLMGGSTLLWAVLAGAVVLALLCGVLGWILLNVLKRLTVKSLPVRLAVNRLLHQPWSTLSQLSAFSLSFMLLALLLVLRGDLLDRWQQQLPPESPNYFLINIAPEQVTPLKGFLSEHHIIPESFYPIVRARLTQINGQPTEGNKDESLNRELNLTWQEKRPDHNPITAGIWPPKAGEVSMEEGLATRLNVKLGDSVTFTGDTQDFTAKVTSLRKVDWESLRPNFFFIFPPGALDGQPQSWLTSFRWENGNGMLTQLNREFPTVSLLDIGAILKQVGQVLEQVSRALEVMVVLVTICGVLLLLAQVQVGMRQRHQELVVYRTLGAGKRLLRMTLWSEFALLGLVAGLVAAIGAETALAVLQTKVFDFPWEPDWRLWLILPLCGAVLLSLCGGWLGTRLLKGKALFRQFAS
- a CDS encoding porin, giving the protein MTIKKSALAATIGAAVALTTFASQAEITVLKQDPQAGNPLSRLNFTVGGSIRPQFNMMTGDGDKGSYKRNGFDGGTRFRFAADYYLFDDISWVSYYELGVNFPAMFNWDNHYSESDHDTTRRMLYTGLKSDTWGTLTFGQQNSVYYDVVGAKTDIWDYDMIGQAPGNGIKGDYDGSYRSRNMLKYKKTVGDADIYASYLFEDSEYLPGNGLRYKRKGGGSLGLDYHLTTDLTWGAAWNYTRADMRNPANGDSKTYDQNILGTALSWTPDNWTFSVGGGWYQNFMTTKKVSVNDYFAGDAWGIEYFAGYKFPIGQYAVKSIQPYFMGDRIDYVNGRNYQRIDNGVGISFQLDYGFRVDYEHVFTSSTDDLGDMNLVRLRYDF
- the mnmH gene encoding tRNA 2-selenouridine(34) synthase MnmH, translating into MNDGTDYRAILASDTPLIDVRAPIEFAQGAMPAAINLPLMNDDERAAVGTCYKRQGPEAALALGHSLVNGETRETRINAWREASLAHPEGFLCCARGGQRSHISQAWLKEAGIDYPLIRGGYKALRQTAIQVTIEQSQKPIVLIGGCTGNGKTLLVKQHAQGIDLEGLAHHRGSSFGRTLTPQLSQASFENHLAVELLKKDAARWVLEDEGRMIGSNHLPECLRDRMVEAPIVVVEDPFEIRLERLREEYFDHMWADFSAAYGEEAGWKEYSEYLHHGLFAIRRRLGLQRFAEFTVLLDAALVKQQRTGSTDAHFSWLAPLLKDYYDPMYGYQLEKKAEKIVYRGTYGEVADWLNR
- the purK gene encoding 5-(carboxyamino)imidazole ribonucleotide synthase — encoded protein: MKQVCVLGNGQLGRMLRQAGEPLGIAVWPVGLDAEPEAVPFHQSVITAEIERWPETALTRELARHNAFVNRDVFPIIADRLTQKQLFDKLGLPTAPWQLLSDKSKWNDVFAMLGELAIVKRRVGGYDGRGQWRLRADDTAELPDDCYGECIVEQGINFSGEVSLVGARGHDGHTVFYPLTHNLHQDGILRTSVAFPHANAEQQAQAEEMLSAIMHELGYVGVMAMECFITPSGLLINELAPRVHNSGHWTQNGASISQFELHLRAITDLPLPQPVVDSPSVMINLIGTDLNYDWLKLPLVHLHWYDKEVRAGRKVGHLNLNDSDTGRLSATLEAMIPLLPPEYASGIVWAQSKLK